A genomic segment from Leptolyngbya boryana PCC 6306 encodes:
- a CDS encoding phage tail tape measure protein: MAVSEEIFEFKTTGLGDIISAYRQIEQAQKSIETATKQATAVLERQEAAISQLVRGGQELTRSNSAVTRSLKDVQSGLSDQLALERQLAQQIRATNGAYRDRSAASNNPDPLGISGALTDSITSSIQKGFENLKQGNILGTLGNIAAAPFSAIGSVASTALSGIGFGLVQSITNPIGAKFGQGLSNALENSLSQSVGSSELLAEKVGGAIGSAITGAVSSRLQGLPDILEAQIAKIDDKELRKKLENVLAQVREAPGQLRQSVTDTIGQDNILREGLAVRGTQQQSREARTPQIREQAVQEWRQAIEQLSRIETAATQRLAALEQQIQERQSEFNQAQKRYQKINQKLDEAQKSGQSTEAISAIAEDLRFAGADLQSLSQTITALSKSRQIATRAVEEARQASITARGRVEQVLPERQSQAFLDVAQATLGNINPEKLPRLVVNDALLKRENAASLYQPALNAIVVTGEMFEAIQKNSLTEKQIRVLSEELAHAQDFDFGSARGIDAARQNRVVTERQVQATQQELSQIAPELGRYAAERRAVELNAKVQASRGTERVLQQRQQQQNLQAITDIAAQQDIAPVKQQFLTAIKLLQRTAAEQGADLGQTIAQYIQIYEQQFSKVRAVSEKAAQQAGTATEAEIAQLQAELQQANTAVKAVITSIIGKIEKLKTPEPLQIPLDLKQNERELVPVEPRAQAEKRTLRQDQPTIRERAASVAEGAGQAARAVAEGAQKTVSTIRQVGETLQAPAAALAQGAGAAAKATVAIAKTGYKVAEAMEGLALDIIPAGRTIKSVGKNVALPAAAFGAATALLPGGAATVGAATQLASSALVPLGNAASASAASAIAGAVPNVLGLQGAIAGSVTAGIDVAVAGASVVLAKTGVAVVGGRTVAALAGRTARVITDAVSDAIDKAAVATDAVKVKADTAESRVQNRGAIDVAATSVQTGQADRIEPKATRREIDGAIAQAKKLDQEFAAAYQKLKEAIKSGDARLVNAYEETIQKLALNAKRDIDGLIEQLKSAGDNSGAIGQLGGVKGRLSRKEGLVAKEVGKFRKEQAARGEDLNAQALDLSVGLGNLDEGLLVLKRAAARTADALNSAIASFAEIEKQSKLSDTVRNAAQTPKVQAVAKDLAVNTAGFAASSLAANQGSVAGLAADAIGALAARTAINTLSPLAQAYIELRKSVEFREKSNAEKIDAIRNLVEKYRVSEKQQADELFGDIAGFGVGNLAAQLPIPVPLKGAIAASAAVPKLQALRDRISAQTRQPDIARGEDLNAQALDPGQVFSSIDGKRRRLLETLELQLSIAIDKLQDRFRKVGDTPELDENLVNAAVNNYTKLIDKLTKAKVDQIDRIDEQLFKRFIEATQKQITSTQGVIDRQTTRGTGGVDVTSVLDDLVQKESQDLIRQNQENLRKAQRQAFENERKGLAAVEGDLALLRVDDPVEGQSLVRQLKLFYGRLTADIQENVRKRLDSLLTESQTLGADIGTSQAVFTQRGDTAQAQKLGQVQQRLSAAQSEAQQILIKPRVEVTDKDLNRLKDLEREIRDVYKAVNLPPPPGGGFLGGIGEDAALSGGKLSGIAGLGAAAVGLGAGQFAQQALGATARQATETFKEFANFDQQLRTFGVVSQASQEQVGKLRAEVDRLAGSTTFGNKEIAAASINLAKQGFNADQTTKALKGVTLSASASGESLETTAQVIGVALNQFQLNATESTKVADLLTQASNASATGTAQIGESLKYVGGQAKASGQSIEETITVLALMAASGLDASSAGTGLAEALKRINLASASATTEMEELKSRGSKQAIAAFQLLNQEVRGADGKLLPFTQVLQKLKANLQNFPKPEQELILSALFGVQGSRAVLSVIGQTDEKIKSTIGTMQEFQGASEKAATALTQGAQGAIEKFTGGLEKVRIQAGETAAIAFVPLLNAASALIDGFTSLPAPVQQIVIAVGGLGTSITAATIAIAAFNIANNSIIGTAVRSAAALVADTAATVTSAVATKSLTSAKTALAIATGTATQAQLASAAAFGKMALSAGLAVAAVAAVAAVADTYSSIRSGAEDAVKGQEKLTEALRVYNLENGKTKPPKNTVTPQTEQQGVEQAGKELNPFQQGLDAVRGGLRDLTGIQAISTAAQERYNNKLVEFGDLLTQSDSIIRTVQDSQRKLAALQKKVAEGTATPEEQKQLNAEIERNKELVNAAVESVKGAKAPNAQLEAIQKNQLETLKGLSESLDKAGQSTQKGTVAIQGQTKANKDLVDSIKDRLDLGELTQQQALAELEAVQANTKNSLDQRQKAKAAIDKIRKDEVEGAKKAQEEQLKSRQSAIEAEITAIQAGQAQIEAQQIAGNLSEAEADKQLTALKVQEIQKRIEAARAVQELGTDEERQKAVSEEIKLQAEIAKVQAEARKREQERRLKDILEANAKVEAAIKQSQTARITATREAELAALRQGGANREQIERDTQKQIAAIQLEGTSQELDAKKNALAQIQKARAAGTVDQKAAADQEKQLINEISQLNLQRLDAEKAALQALIAERVRGIEVELQRAKLPLEAQAAGLGNVNTLLQQQSNLLAAQQGLESAISNLRLQRLNYALEDAKAAGKSADAAAIQASIFAEQNAQLELQYQQKLAQLELSEKIKANELEIAKLQADIAVLDAKAAVQKAEAEGKSREEIAALQQQLDLKQKIQSLSQKAIDNQSEINAQAREQLAVEQQAARERQSREQQKAAQEAQKASISQGGGGSAGGGSVKRAFNLSGEQVGQYDRAGQAFSQILANNQARDDQQIALLRQLTSGALGSNEKAFLSARAEDAGFKGVSELAQQLQKIDPFKLDATIRKTQEAGGNVIEALQALTKGADEASGKLGGLPSLKARRDGGSVQAGQPYLVGEEGPELITPTRSGWVHTAPETSRLLSGFMPRDIAASHSLPVATVGDKSLLKEMQRMNGFIESLANRASYPRTLVVQSEAAPISSAAKVWSDISKHNLQRKGF, from the coding sequence ATGGCAGTTTCAGAAGAAATTTTCGAGTTTAAGACCACTGGCTTAGGCGACATCATTAGCGCTTACCGCCAGATTGAGCAGGCTCAGAAATCAATTGAAACTGCCACAAAGCAGGCGACCGCAGTACTAGAGCGGCAGGAAGCGGCAATCTCGCAATTAGTTCGAGGCGGGCAGGAACTAACAAGGTCGAACAGCGCAGTTACACGATCGCTCAAAGATGTCCAGTCTGGATTATCTGACCAGCTTGCGCTTGAACGCCAACTGGCCCAACAAATTCGAGCCACGAATGGAGCCTACCGCGATCGCTCTGCCGCGTCAAACAATCCTGATCCGCTCGGAATTAGCGGGGCATTGACTGATTCGATTACCAGCTCGATTCAAAAGGGCTTTGAGAATCTAAAGCAGGGCAACATCTTAGGGACACTGGGCAATATTGCCGCCGCGCCGTTTAGCGCGATCGGATCAGTAGCCTCGACTGCTCTATCAGGGATTGGGTTTGGTCTAGTTCAGTCGATTACGAACCCAATCGGTGCTAAGTTCGGGCAGGGGTTATCGAACGCTTTAGAAAACTCACTTTCTCAGAGTGTGGGGAGTTCTGAACTACTGGCTGAGAAAGTAGGAGGCGCGATCGGATCAGCGATTACGGGCGCGGTTTCATCTCGGCTGCAAGGACTGCCGGATATTCTTGAGGCGCAAATTGCCAAAATTGACGACAAAGAACTTCGTAAAAAACTAGAGAACGTCTTAGCGCAAGTTCGGGAAGCGCCGGGGCAGTTACGGCAAAGTGTCACCGATACGATCGGGCAAGACAACATTTTGCGAGAAGGGCTTGCGGTGCGCGGCACTCAGCAGCAATCACGCGAAGCTCGAACCCCGCAAATTCGGGAGCAGGCGGTACAAGAATGGCGGCAAGCTATCGAGCAATTAAGCCGCATCGAAACCGCCGCAACTCAAAGACTCGCTGCGCTAGAACAGCAGATTCAAGAGCGCCAGTCTGAATTTAATCAGGCGCAGAAACGCTATCAGAAAATCAATCAGAAACTAGATGAGGCGCAGAAGTCCGGGCAGTCAACCGAGGCAATTAGCGCGATCGCAGAAGATCTGAGATTTGCCGGGGCTGATTTACAAAGCCTCTCGCAGACGATTACCGCGCTGTCTAAGTCTCGTCAAATTGCAACTCGCGCAGTTGAGGAGGCGCGCCAAGCGAGTATCACAGCGAGGGGACGCGTTGAGCAGGTTTTACCAGAGCGACAATCCCAAGCGTTTCTAGATGTTGCTCAAGCCACGCTTGGAAACATTAACCCTGAAAAGCTTCCCCGCTTAGTCGTGAATGATGCGTTACTGAAGCGCGAGAACGCAGCGTCACTCTACCAACCTGCGCTAAACGCGATCGTTGTTACTGGGGAGATGTTTGAGGCGATTCAAAAAAATAGCCTCACCGAAAAACAGATCCGGGTCTTATCCGAGGAACTCGCGCACGCTCAAGATTTTGACTTTGGCTCAGCCCGTGGAATTGATGCGGCAAGACAAAACCGTGTCGTTACAGAGCGTCAGGTGCAGGCGACTCAGCAAGAGCTTTCACAGATTGCGCCTGAGCTAGGAAGATACGCGGCGGAGCGGCGCGCAGTAGAACTTAACGCAAAAGTTCAGGCGAGTCGCGGAACTGAGCGGGTCTTGCAGCAACGTCAACAACAGCAGAATTTACAGGCAATCACCGATATTGCTGCGCAGCAAGATATCGCGCCCGTAAAACAGCAGTTTTTGACCGCGATTAAACTTCTACAAAGAACCGCGGCGGAGCAAGGAGCAGACTTAGGGCAAACAATCGCTCAGTACATCCAAATCTACGAACAGCAATTCTCAAAAGTTCGCGCAGTTTCAGAAAAAGCAGCTCAGCAGGCGGGAACCGCAACTGAGGCGGAGATCGCCCAGTTGCAGGCGGAGTTACAGCAGGCGAACACCGCCGTCAAAGCCGTCATCACTTCGATTATCGGCAAAATCGAGAAACTAAAAACCCCAGAACCCCTACAAATCCCTCTCGATCTCAAACAGAATGAGCGCGAACTTGTCCCAGTTGAGCCTCGCGCCCAGGCGGAGAAACGCACTCTCAGACAAGATCAGCCCACAATTCGAGAGCGGGCTGCATCCGTTGCGGAAGGGGCCGGGCAAGCTGCTCGCGCCGTAGCGGAGGGAGCGCAGAAAACCGTCTCTACAATTCGTCAGGTCGGGGAAACGCTTCAAGCTCCAGCAGCGGCTTTAGCTCAGGGCGCGGGGGCAGCGGCCAAGGCGACAGTTGCGATCGCGAAAACAGGGTACAAAGTCGCGGAAGCGATGGAAGGCTTGGCGCTGGATATTATCCCCGCTGGTCGCACCATTAAATCAGTCGGTAAAAATGTCGCCCTTCCCGCCGCCGCATTCGGAGCGGCAACCGCTCTTTTACCCGGCGGCGCTGCAACAGTCGGAGCAGCTACACAACTTGCATCATCCGCGCTAGTTCCGCTCGGAAACGCAGCAAGTGCGTCTGCCGCAAGTGCGATCGCGGGAGCAGTGCCGAATGTTCTCGGATTACAAGGCGCGATCGCGGGATCTGTTACCGCCGGGATTGATGTTGCCGTTGCAGGCGCATCCGTGGTTTTAGCAAAAACAGGTGTAGCTGTAGTGGGCGGGCGCACTGTTGCCGCTCTTGCAGGGCGAACAGCGCGAGTGATTACCGACGCGGTAAGTGATGCGATCGACAAAGCGGCGGTCGCAACTGATGCGGTTAAGGTCAAAGCTGATACCGCAGAATCAAGAGTGCAGAACCGCGGGGCGATTGATGTCGCCGCAACCTCTGTTCAAACCGGACAGGCTGACCGAATTGAGCCGAAAGCAACTCGCCGAGAAATTGACGGCGCGATCGCACAAGCGAAGAAGTTAGACCAAGAATTTGCCGCAGCCTATCAAAAACTGAAAGAAGCGATTAAGTCTGGAGACGCTCGATTAGTCAATGCTTACGAAGAAACGATTCAGAAACTTGCGCTCAACGCAAAGCGCGACATTGACGGGCTGATTGAGCAACTGAAATCAGCGGGGGATAACTCTGGGGCGATTGGTCAACTCGGGGGCGTGAAAGGTCGGCTCTCCCGAAAAGAAGGATTAGTCGCCAAAGAAGTTGGCAAGTTCCGCAAGGAACAGGCTGCAAGAGGCGAAGACCTCAACGCCCAGGCGTTAGATCTCTCGGTCGGACTGGGCAATCTAGATGAAGGGCTGTTGGTACTCAAACGGGCGGCGGCTCGAACCGCTGATGCCCTCAATAGCGCGATCGCATCTTTCGCAGAAATTGAGAAGCAGAGCAAGCTCAGCGACACCGTTAGAAACGCCGCTCAAACTCCCAAGGTTCAAGCCGTAGCCAAAGACTTAGCGGTGAATACAGCAGGCTTCGCCGCCTCATCACTTGCCGCGAATCAAGGGAGTGTTGCAGGGCTGGCAGCGGACGCGATCGGAGCATTAGCCGCTCGAACCGCAATCAACACCCTCAGCCCGCTCGCGCAGGCATACATAGAACTTCGCAAATCTGTCGAGTTTCGCGAGAAGTCGAACGCGGAAAAGATTGACGCGATTCGCAATTTAGTCGAAAAGTATCGCGTCTCAGAAAAACAGCAGGCGGATGAACTGTTCGGGGATATTGCCGGATTTGGAGTCGGGAATTTAGCGGCCCAGCTTCCGATCCCTGTTCCGCTCAAGGGCGCGATCGCAGCGTCTGCCGCTGTTCCCAAACTGCAGGCCCTTCGCGATCGCATCTCCGCCCAAACCCGACAACCGGATATCGCAAGAGGCGAGGATCTTAACGCTCAGGCTCTAGATCCGGGTCAGGTGTTTTCGTCGATTGATGGAAAACGTAGACGGCTGCTTGAGACACTGGAATTACAGCTTTCAATCGCGATCGACAAATTACAAGATCGCTTCAGAAAAGTAGGAGACACGCCGGAGCTAGACGAGAACCTAGTCAATGCGGCGGTTAATAATTACACGAAGCTGATCGATAAACTGACTAAAGCAAAAGTAGATCAAATCGATCGGATTGACGAGCAGCTCTTTAAGCGGTTTATCGAGGCAACGCAGAAGCAAATTACATCAACGCAAGGAGTCATCGATCGGCAAACGACACGGGGAACAGGCGGTGTCGATGTCACAAGCGTTCTCGACGATTTGGTTCAGAAAGAGTCTCAGGATTTAATTCGTCAGAACCAAGAAAACCTGAGAAAAGCGCAGCGCCAAGCCTTTGAAAATGAGCGCAAAGGTCTTGCCGCAGTCGAGGGAGATTTAGCACTGTTGCGGGTCGATGATCCGGTTGAAGGTCAAAGCCTCGTCAGGCAGTTGAAACTCTTCTACGGGCGGCTCACAGCGGACATTCAGGAGAACGTTCGTAAACGACTGGATTCGCTTCTCACTGAGTCGCAAACCCTTGGCGCTGATATCGGTACAAGTCAGGCTGTATTCACCCAAAGGGGTGATACAGCGCAAGCCCAAAAACTAGGGCAGGTACAGCAAAGATTGAGTGCGGCGCAATCTGAAGCGCAACAAATACTGATCAAGCCGAGAGTTGAAGTCACTGACAAAGATTTAAATCGGCTCAAAGATTTAGAGCGCGAGATTCGAGACGTTTACAAAGCGGTCAACCTTCCCCCGCCTCCGGGGGGTGGGTTCTTAGGCGGCATTGGTGAAGACGCGGCGCTTTCAGGCGGGAAACTGTCCGGTATTGCCGGGTTGGGCGCGGCGGCTGTGGGCTTGGGCGCGGGTCAGTTTGCTCAGCAGGCTCTCGGTGCTACCGCGCGACAGGCGACCGAAACGTTCAAGGAATTTGCGAATTTTGACCAACAGCTAAGAACGTTTGGGGTGGTTTCGCAGGCGAGTCAAGAGCAGGTTGGAAAATTAAGAGCAGAAGTTGATCGACTTGCTGGTTCGACCACCTTCGGGAACAAGGAAATAGCGGCGGCTTCGATTAATTTGGCAAAACAGGGTTTCAACGCAGATCAAACAACTAAAGCCTTGAAAGGCGTAACGCTGTCAGCAAGCGCGTCTGGTGAGTCCCTAGAAACTACGGCGCAGGTAATTGGCGTTGCTCTGAACCAGTTCCAGCTAAACGCCACTGAATCCACAAAGGTTGCTGACTTACTCACTCAGGCTTCTAACGCTTCCGCCACCGGAACCGCTCAAATTGGCGAATCACTGAAATACGTGGGTGGGCAAGCGAAAGCTTCCGGTCAAAGTATTGAAGAGACGATCACTGTCCTCGCGTTAATGGCGGCTTCTGGGTTAGACGCTTCCAGCGCGGGCACAGGGCTTGCAGAGGCGCTGAAACGAATTAACCTTGCCTCCGCAAGTGCGACAACCGAGATGGAGGAGCTGAAGTCTCGCGGGTCAAAACAAGCGATCGCCGCGTTCCAACTCCTAAACCAGGAAGTGCGCGGGGCTGACGGCAAACTCCTCCCGTTCACTCAGGTTCTACAAAAGCTAAAAGCGAATCTACAAAACTTCCCGAAACCAGAGCAGGAGTTAATTTTAAGCGCTTTGTTTGGCGTTCAAGGATCACGCGCTGTGCTTTCAGTGATTGGTCAAACCGACGAGAAAATCAAGTCTACGATCGGGACAATGCAGGAGTTTCAGGGAGCGTCCGAGAAAGCTGCGACCGCGTTAACCCAAGGGGCGCAAGGAGCGATCGAGAAATTCACGGGCGGTTTAGAAAAAGTAAGAATCCAAGCTGGTGAAACAGCGGCGATTGCGTTTGTCCCCCTATTAAACGCGGCTTCAGCCCTGATTGACGGATTTACGTCTCTTCCCGCCCCGGTTCAGCAAATTGTGATTGCGGTCGGCGGACTCGGAACCTCAATCACTGCTGCAACAATTGCGATCGCTGCATTCAACATTGCCAACAATTCAATTATCGGAACTGCGGTTAGATCTGCGGCAGCGTTAGTTGCTGACACGGCGGCGACAGTAACAAGTGCTGTTGCAACAAAAAGCTTAACGAGCGCGAAAACCGCACTCGCGATCGCGACCGGAACAGCAACTCAAGCCCAACTTGCGAGCGCCGCCGCGTTTGGAAAAATGGCACTGAGCGCTGGCCTAGCGGTTGCGGCAGTGGCGGCGGTTGCGGCAGTGGCCGACACCTACTCTTCGATTCGCAGCGGGGCGGAGGACGCGGTAAAAGGGCAAGAAAAGCTAACTGAAGCTCTCCGCGTATACAACTTGGAGAACGGCAAAACCAAGCCACCAAAGAACACAGTTACACCCCAAACTGAGCAGCAAGGTGTTGAGCAGGCAGGCAAGGAGTTAAACCCGTTCCAGCAGGGTTTAGATGCCGTTCGAGGCGGACTTCGCGATCTAACTGGAATTCAAGCAATTTCGACTGCCGCTCAAGAGCGCTACAACAATAAGTTGGTTGAGTTTGGAGATTTGCTAACTCAATCGGACTCGATTATCCGAACAGTTCAAGATTCACAGCGTAAGCTCGCAGCACTTCAGAAAAAAGTTGCTGAGGGGACAGCAACCCCAGAGGAGCAGAAACAGCTCAACGCTGAAATTGAGCGTAATAAGGAGCTTGTGAACGCTGCTGTAGAGTCTGTCAAAGGTGCTAAAGCTCCAAACGCTCAACTTGAAGCTATCCAGAAAAATCAGCTTGAAACACTGAAGGGTCTAAGCGAAAGCTTAGATAAGGCTGGGCAATCCACCCAGAAAGGGACAGTTGCTATTCAGGGGCAAACCAAGGCGAACAAAGACCTTGTGGACTCAATTAAAGACCGCCTGGACTTAGGTGAGCTAACGCAGCAGCAGGCTTTAGCAGAGCTTGAAGCGGTTCAGGCGAACACAAAGAACAGTCTTGACCAACGCCAGAAGGCTAAAGCCGCGATCGACAAAATTCGCAAGGACGAGGTTGAAGGGGCTAAGAAGGCTCAAGAAGAACAGCTAAAATCTCGACAGTCCGCAATTGAAGCTGAAATTACTGCTATTCAAGCAGGACAGGCTCAGATTGAAGCACAGCAAATCGCAGGGAACCTCTCGGAAGCCGAAGCGGACAAGCAGTTAACTGCGCTAAAAGTTCAAGAAATCCAGAAACGGATTGAGGCTGCTCGCGCAGTCCAAGAACTGGGAACCGACGAAGAAAGGCAGAAAGCTGTATCTGAAGAAATTAAGTTGCAAGCCGAAATCGCTAAGGTGCAAGCTGAGGCGCGTAAACGCGAGCAGGAACGCCGACTCAAAGATATCTTGGAGGCAAACGCCAAGGTTGAGGCTGCAATCAAACAGTCTCAAACCGCTCGAATTACGGCAACCCGCGAGGCTGAGTTAGCCGCACTTCGGCAAGGTGGGGCGAATCGCGAACAAATTGAGCGCGATACCCAGAAGCAAATTGCCGCGATTCAGCTCGAAGGAACAAGCCAAGAACTCGACGCGAAGAAGAACGCCCTCGCGCAGATTCAGAAAGCTCGCGCCGCTGGAACTGTTGACCAGAAAGCAGCTGCTGATCAGGAAAAACAACTGATTAATGAGATTTCGCAGCTCAATCTACAGCGGCTCGACGCTGAGAAAGCTGCATTGCAAGCGCTTATTGCTGAACGGGTTCGAGGAATTGAAGTTGAACTCCAGCGCGCCAAACTTCCACTCGAAGCTCAAGCCGCTGGACTTGGAAACGTCAACACACTACTTCAGCAGCAATCGAACCTATTGGCCGCGCAGCAAGGCTTAGAATCCGCAATTTCTAACTTGAGATTGCAGCGGTTAAACTACGCCTTAGAAGATGCGAAAGCCGCGGGTAAGTCCGCGGACGCGGCTGCAATTCAAGCCTCAATCTTTGCTGAACAAAACGCTCAATTAGAACTGCAATATCAGCAAAAACTCGCACAGTTAGAACTAAGTGAAAAAATTAAGGCGAACGAACTTGAAATCGCCAAACTTCAGGCGGATATCGCTGTTTTAGATGCGAAAGCGGCAGTTCAAAAAGCCGAGGCTGAAGGTAAATCTAGAGAGGAAATTGCGGCATTACAGCAGCAGCTAGATCTCAAGCAAAAGATTCAAAGTCTGAGTCAAAAAGCTATTGATAATCAATCAGAAATTAACGCCCAGGCTCGTGAGCAGTTAGCCGTTGAGCAGCAAGCGGCGAGAGAGCGCCAGTCTCGCGAGCAGCAGAAAGCGGCTCAGGAAGCACAGAAAGCCTCCATCTCTCAAGGCGGGGGAGGTTCAGCGGGTGGGGGATCTGTAAAACGGGCGTTCAATCTATCCGGAGAACAGGTTGGGCAGTACGATCGTGCTGGTCAAGCTTTCTCTCAAATCCTTGCGAACAATCAAGCCAGGGATGATCAGCAAATCGCGCTACTTAGACAACTGACAAGTGGAGCGCTAGGTAGTAACGAGAAGGCGTTTCTATCTGCGAGGGCAGAGGACGCTGGATTTAAGGGGGTTTCTGAGCTAGCTCAACAACTGCAAAAGATTGATCCGTTTAAACTGGATGCCACAATTCGGAAAACTCAAGAAGCGGGCGGCAATGTTATCGAGGCGCTGCAGGCTTTGACCAAAGGGGCAGACGAGGCTTCTGGAAAGTTGGGCGGGTTACCCAGTCTCAAAGCGCGCCGTGATGGCGGTTCAGTTCAGGCAGGGCAACCGTACCTTGTCGGTGAGGAAGGGCCAGAGCTGATCACTCCAACCCGTAGCGGCTGGGTTCACACCGCGCCTGAAACCTCTCGGCTACTGTCTGGATTTATGCCCCGCGACATTGCCGCGAGCCACAGCCTGCCTGTTGCGACGGTGGGGGATAAGTCGCTACTGAAAGAAATGCAGCGAATGAACGGTTTTATTGAATCGCTTGCGAATCGGGCCTCATACCCGCGCACGTTGGTTGTGCAGTCTGAAGCCGCTCCAATTAGCAGCGCCGCTAAAGTTTGGTCGGATATCTCTAAACACAACTTGCAACGGAAAGGGTTTTGA
- a CDS encoding Uma2 family endonuclease yields the protein MTQAKPRFRTIEEYLDYEDGTDTRYELVDGVLVEMPPERPINRRIASFLFGAFVRFGIPTDLLAIGTQIAITSRKVTAREPDFVVLTEECAIALEGARSDIIMPEMPAPALVVEVVSPGNPGSDNYDRDYVEKPREYAARGIPEFWQVDPTRAVVTVLKLEDGTYRTREFRGDEVVVSPVFPGLQLTAGQILRAGR from the coding sequence ATGACTCAAGCGAAGCCGCGATTCAGAACCATCGAAGAATATCTTGACTATGAAGACGGAACCGACACCCGCTATGAATTGGTTGATGGGGTGCTGGTAGAGATGCCTCCAGAAAGACCGATTAATCGCAGAATTGCCTCATTTCTATTTGGCGCATTCGTCAGATTTGGCATTCCAACGGATTTGCTTGCGATTGGAACGCAAATTGCCATTACAAGCCGTAAGGTAACGGCAAGGGAACCCGACTTTGTTGTGTTAACCGAAGAGTGTGCGATCGCGTTGGAGGGAGCCAGAAGCGACATTATCATGCCAGAAATGCCCGCCCCAGCATTGGTGGTTGAGGTCGTTTCACCGGGCAATCCTGGAAGTGATAATTACGATCGTGATTATGTCGAGAAACCGCGTGAGTATGCCGCGCGGGGAATCCCTGAGTTTTGGCAAGTTGACCCCACTAGAGCAGTGGTGACGGTGCTGAAACTTGAGGATGGAACTTATCGAACGAGAGAATTTCGAGGCGATGAGGTGGTTGTGTCTCCCGTGTTTCCGGGCCTGCAACTGACGGCTGGACAGATTTTGAGGGCAGGGCGGTGA
- a CDS encoding helix-turn-helix domain-containing protein produces the protein MLVDVVRQIRVTVPDLEKRIKELREASGRSAQALATEAGISTAYWYEIEKGKRQYITEDVLRGIERALDTDFGVKFDG, from the coding sequence ATGCTAGTGGATGTTGTGAGACAGATTCGAGTAACGGTTCCCGACTTAGAGAAGCGGATCAAAGAGCTTAGAGAGGCTAGTGGTAGATCCGCTCAGGCGTTGGCTACTGAGGCGGGAATTTCAACCGCCTATTGGTACGAGATCGAGAAAGGTAAGCGCCAGTACATTACGGAGGACGTTTTAAGGGGGATCGAACGGGCGCTAGACACTGATTTTGGGGTGAAATTTGACGGTTGA